In a single window of the Chelonia mydas isolate rCheMyd1 chromosome 8, rCheMyd1.pri.v2, whole genome shotgun sequence genome:
- the LOC102938240 gene encoding sulfate transporter-like produces METATKQKFEQSIETLSSSAPQDSSFYHIHIKLEEHEPTSLSTKELILKKAKEACKWNRQIVITFFLKLLPVLEWLPRHRIKEQLLGDVISGLLVGIVAIPQSISYSPLSSQDPIYGLYTNFFCSIIYFVMATSRHNAVGSFGVLCLMIGETVNRRLHLSGYGDGNTGSASLMNSTLPSNGTVICDRSCYAITVAISLTFLVGLYQVWFFHYHSIPHCGLPHLGTGLNQTPQNFRIFTIQALIHN; encoded by the coding sequence ATGGAGACTGCCACAAAACAGAAGTTTGAGCAGAGCATAGAAACACTGAGCTCCTCTGCACCACAAGATTCATCTTTTTATCACATACACATCAAATTAGAGGAGCATGAGCCCACAAGTCTTAGCACCAAGGAGCTCATCCTGAAGAAAGCCAAAGAAGCTTGCAAGTGGAATCGCCAAATTGTCATCACTTTCTTCCTCAAGCTGCTCCCAGTGCTGGAATGGCTTCCCCGACACAGAATCAAGGAACAGTTGCTTGGGGATGTCATCTCTGGATTACTGGTTGGGATAGTTGCCATCCCACAATCAATCTCCTACTCCCCCTTATCAAGCCAGGACCCCATCTATGGACTCTACACCAACTTCTTCTGCTCCATCATCTACTTTGTCATGGCCACCTCGCGCCATAATGCTGTCGGGTCCTTTGGTGTCCTGTGCCTGATGATTGGGGAAACCGTGAACCGGCGGCTTCACCTATCAGGGTATGGAGATGGTAATACCGGCTCTGCATCGTTAATGAATTCCACATTGCCCAGCAACGGGACAGTCATCTGTGACAGAAGCTGCTATGCAATCACTGTGGCAATTTCCTTAACTTTCCTTGTTGGGCTTTACCAGGTATGGTTCTTTCATTATCATTCTATTCCTCACTGTGGTCTCCCCCACTTAGGGACTGGCCTGAACCAAACACCCCAAAACTTTAGGATCTTTACAATCCAAGCCTTGATTCACAACTAA